GCTCGATCTCCTGCGCGAGGGCCTGCACCTCACCGGTGCCAAGAAGGGCTGCGACCGCGGCCAATGCGGCGCCTGCACGGTGCTGGTCGACGGGCGGCGGATCAATGCCTGCCTCGCGCTCGCGATCAGCCTCGACGGCGCCGAGATCCTGACGATCGAGGGATTGGCCGAGGGCGATCGCCTGCACCCGGTGCAGGAGGCCTTCATCGCCCATGACGGGTTCCAGTGCGGCTTCTGCACCCCGGGCCAGATCATGAGCGCCGTCGGACTGATCCGCGAGGCCCAGGCCGGCGACGATCCCGAGCGGGTGCGCGAGGCGATGAGCGGCAACCTGTGCCGCTGCGGCGCCTA
This is a stretch of genomic DNA from Methylobacterium sp. 17Sr1-1. It encodes these proteins:
- a CDS encoding (2Fe-2S)-binding protein yields the protein MSVDIVLTVNGTRRTIPIPDPRITLLDLLREGLHLTGAKKGCDRGQCGACTVLVDGRRINACLALAISLDGAEILTIEGLAEGDRLHPVQEAFIAHDGFQCGFCTPGQIMSAVGLIREAQAGDDPERVREAMSGNLCRCGAYAGITEAVLEAQGAMNQTTQHPATTRQGEAA